Within the Streptomyces sp. NBC_00353 genome, the region GCGGTGCGAGGGCGGGCAGGGCGACAGCGGACACCTGGTTCTCCTGATTCTCCACAGCGGGAACGATGTGGAGACCTCACCGGCTCACACGCGGAACGATCACGGTACCGGGCGGGCCCCGGCTGCGGGAACACCTGTCTCACCGGCCGGGCGAGGCAGCCGATTCCCGCCGGTGGCCGTCCGGAAGGGTGGACCACCGCTGTCCGTCCTACCCTGGCCAGGAAGGTTTCCGAACGTAAAGGGAGATCATGATCGAGACCCCGGCCCGCCCCCTCAACGACGGTCGCACCATTCCCGCCGTCGGGCTCGGCACCTGGCCGATGGACGACGACGCGGCCGAGCAGGCCGTCGCCGGGGCGCTGGGCCTCGGATACCGGCTCGTCGACACCGCGCTCAACTACCGCAACGAGACCGGCACCGGCCGCGGGATCGCCCGCAGCGGTGTGCCGCGCGAGGACGTCTTCGTCACCACCAAGGTCCCGGGCCGGCACCACGGATACGAGAAGACGCTGGCGTCGTTCGAGGAGTCCCGGCGCAATCTCGGGCTCGACTACGTGGACCTGTATCTCATCCACTGGCCGCTGCCCCGGGTCGATCTGTACGTCGACACCTGGAAAGCAATGATCCAGCTCCGCAAGGACGGTCTGGTGCGGTCGATCGGTGTCTCCAACTTCACCGCGGCCCATGTCGAGCGGCTGGAGCAGGAGACCGGGGTGCTGCCCGCCGTCAACCAGATCGAGATGCATCCGCGCTTCCCGCAGGAGGAGCTGCGGGCCGTGCACGAGGCGAAGGGCATCGTCACCGAGAGCTGGAGCCCGCTGGGCCGCGGACACCGGCTGCTGGCGGACCCGGAGATCGTCGCCGTCGCCGAGGCGCACGGTGTGACACCCGGTCAGGCTGTGCTGCGCTGGCACACCCAGCTCGGTGCGGTGCCGATCCCGAAGTCCGCCGATCCGGGGCGGCAGCGCGAGAATCTGGATCTGTTCGGCTTCGAGCTGACGGCGGACGAACTGGCCCGGATCTCCGCGGGCCCGCGGCGGCGGTTCGGCGGAGACCCGGAGTCCCACGAGGAGTTCTGACCGGCGGCGACTCACCGGCCGGGGTTCACCCGTGGGATCTCACGCCGGACCTCGCGGTTCCCGGGTCACTCACCGCGGGGCGTGAGCTCCGCCATCAGGGACCAACCGTCGCCCGGGACCTCGACGTTGATGATCTCCGGGGTCCGGGCGACGAGGTCCGCCATCCCTTCCATCGCCGCCGCGAAGTGCTCGGACTTCACATGCGCCTCACCCGCTTCCGGGGACGCGAAGGCCTCCAGGAGCACGAACTGGTCCGGATTCTCGACGCTGTACGACCACTCGAAGAACAGATTGCCCGGTTCCTGACGAGTGGCGAGGGTGAAGGGCTCGACGGCCGGAAGCCAGTTGTCGCGCTCGGCGCTGCGGACGGTGAACTTGACGGCGATGAAGATCATGGCGACTCGACTCCTGCTCGGGACATGCGATCCGCCCAGAGTCCCATAGGCCCTGGATCGGAACGCATCGGGCACACCAGGAAGGAGCCGGAGTCACCCGTCCTCGTCAGCCGCCCAGCTCGCGGTGGCGGGCGGCAAGTCGCGTCGCGCCCTCCGCCGTCAGTGAGCCGAACAGCCGCAGCCGCGAGATGCCGCCGTCCGGGTAGATGTCGATCCGGACATGGGTGGCCCGTACCGCCTCCGGCAGGACGAAGCAGTGGTTCGTGTCGGGCTGCAGCCGGGTCCGGGGCAGGAGCTCGACCCAGTCCCCGCCGTCCCCGTCGCCGCTCTCCCCGTCCCGCACCGAAAGGCTCGCCCAGCCGGCCGAGTTGCCCTTGAGGTACGCGGTATCGATCTCGACGGCCCGGATCTCCGACTGCTCGGCGAGCCGGTAGCGGATCCAGTCGTTGCCCTTGTCGCGCCGACGGCGCGTCTCCCAGCCGTCGTCCATCTGCCGGGAGCGGCCGGGCTGGATCGTGTTGGTGGCCGGGGAGTAGAAGCGGTCGGAGGCGTCCTCGACCTGACCGCCGTTCTCCAGCGCCACGAGGTCGAAGGTGGACAGTGCGGCCAGCCAGGCGGGGTCCGGGACGACCTCTCCGTAAACCCGGAGACGGGCGATCCCGCCGTCGGGGTGCTGGTTGACCCGCAGATGGGTGACGCGCTGTTCGACGTCGATCGCGAAACCGTTGGCCGCGTGGCCGCCAACGGCCGTACGGGGTACGAGCGTTGTCCACTTCACGTCCGGCGCGAGGAGCTCCTCGGGCGACGGGGAGCCGGGGACGGAGGCCGCCTCGACGGAGACGGCCTGCGGGTAGTTGCCGCGGAAGTGGGCGGTGTCGACGACGATGCCGCGTACGAGGCCGGGCGCGCCGAGCCGCACCAACGCCCAGTCGTGGTCCTCGTCCGTGGGGTGCGGCTGCGCGGCGCCGGCGCCACGGCGGCGGCGCGTCTCCCAGCCGTCCATGATCTTGCCCTTGTGCCCGAAGTGCTCCGGGTCGAACTCGGCGGGCCCGGGCTTCAGCAGGTTCTCGCGCTCGGCGAAGAACTCGTCGTTGGCGGCGATCACGCCCGCGCCGAGCCGCCGGTCGGCGAGGTCGACGAGATGGGTGAAGGGGAAGTCGGCGGTGCGGTAGTCGGCGTACGGGTCGCCGCCGCCGTACGGGTCGGCGTCGCCGGTGAAGTGCGCTGTCGCCGTCATGGTCAGTGGTTCCTTTCGAGCAGGCGGCCGGTGGGTTCGGTGAGGACGCCGGCCGCCGCGAT harbors:
- a CDS encoding aldo/keto reductase; translated protein: MIETPARPLNDGRTIPAVGLGTWPMDDDAAEQAVAGALGLGYRLVDTALNYRNETGTGRGIARSGVPREDVFVTTKVPGRHHGYEKTLASFEESRRNLGLDYVDLYLIHWPLPRVDLYVDTWKAMIQLRKDGLVRSIGVSNFTAAHVERLEQETGVLPAVNQIEMHPRFPQEELRAVHEAKGIVTESWSPLGRGHRLLADPEIVAVAEAHGVTPGQAVLRWHTQLGAVPIPKSADPGRQRENLDLFGFELTADELARISAGPRRRFGGDPESHEEF
- the alc gene encoding allantoicase; translated protein: MTATAHFTGDADPYGGGDPYADYRTADFPFTHLVDLADRRLGAGVIAANDEFFAERENLLKPGPAEFDPEHFGHKGKIMDGWETRRRRGAGAAQPHPTDEDHDWALVRLGAPGLVRGIVVDTAHFRGNYPQAVSVEAASVPGSPSPEELLAPDVKWTTLVPRTAVGGHAANGFAIDVEQRVTHLRVNQHPDGGIARLRVYGEVVPDPAWLAALSTFDLVALENGGQVEDASDRFYSPATNTIQPGRSRQMDDGWETRRRRDKGNDWIRYRLAEQSEIRAVEIDTAYLKGNSAGWASLSVRDGESGDGDGGDWVELLPRTRLQPDTNHCFVLPEAVRATHVRIDIYPDGGISRLRLFGSLTAEGATRLAARHRELGG
- a CDS encoding putative quinol monooxygenase produces the protein MIFIAVKFTVRSAERDNWLPAVEPFTLATRQEPGNLFFEWSYSVENPDQFVLLEAFASPEAGEAHVKSEHFAAAMEGMADLVARTPEIINVEVPGDGWSLMAELTPRGE